The Bacillus sp. E(2018) genome includes the window ACTCATCGTTCACGTTACGAGGAATACGAGTGAGGGAATCTTTCACTTTTCTAAGTCCGTTCTATGGTTTATGATCTCAAACCTACTCCTTGTTGAAGTAATCTTCAATATTCATGGTATTACTCATTATATGTACAGTGATTTTAGGCCAGAGATGTTAGCCGCTTGCCTAATCTTGCTTGTAATTCCTTTTTTCCTTTTATATGGGGTATTCGAATGGACCATCATTCGCTTCTCGAGAAGAGGTGAGCTGTTATGATTCGAAGCATAAAGTTTTGGGTCGGAATCTCCATCCTTTGTGTATTCATCTTTTCCAGCTTCGTGTTCGCCTTATTTTATGAGAGTGATGTTCGCCAAGTCCAATTGCTTTATGATGATAACAAAAATTTGATAGGTGGCGCACCCTTTGAGCCATCACTCATGTTTCCTCTAGGTACAGATCCTTTAGGTTATGATATTAGCCAAAAAGTGTTGCAAGGAGCAAAATTCACGTTACTCGCAGTAATCGGAATCGGTGTGTTTCGTGTTCTGTTAAGTTTTATCGTGGCGATTCCATTTGCATTCTATCTGCCAGAAAAGATTCGTAAAGGATTGGATCAGCTGCTTAGCTCATTCTATTTTATTCCTCTGACAATCATCGCTGTTTTTATTTTGAGTCCTATTTTAAATGAGCAATTGAGCGCTGAAGGAGAAGAGTTCTTTCTTTATTCGTTTGCAGAACGAATTGGCCTCGAAGTCATAATCCTGACAGTACTCGTTGTCCCTTTACTCGGTTCGATGATCGGAAACATGATGGCAGCCGTATTAAAGGAAGAATTTATTGAAGGAGCACAGCTATTAGGTGCCAGCAGGTGGCGTATATTTACAAAACATGTAATACCTCATATGTTACCAAAGCTCGTTATTGTGTGGTGTCAACAATGCGTTCAAGTATTGATCATTTTTACTCACCTTGGCTATTTTAAACTGTTCTTTGGAGGAACAGATGTAGATTTCAATCCGATGATGGCAGATCCACCGAAATCATTATCAAATGAGTGGTCTGGTCTTGTTGGTGATTATTACATCCAAATCCATGCCAACCCGTATATTGCTCTTGGTCCAATCATCATGTTCGGAATCGCCATCTACGCTTTTCAGCTAATAGGTGAAGGTTTTCAACATCACCTACAAACGAGACATTATAAAAAGGCAAACCGTGATCGCATGTTGAAAAAACAAACCCTTGTAAGTAAAACGAAATTATCTTTTGATTTCGTGCATAACAGAAGCGCTTAAAAAAACACCACTTTTCTCTTCTCGCCATACTATGTAATATCCTGTGCAGACAGGGGGGAGAGAAATGATTTTTGTTAATGGGTATCCGGTAAAAACGGCTCAAATCTCTGGTTTTAATTCGCTGACACAAACACAGAAACAAGTAGGCGAAAAGCTTGAAAAATCCAGAGAATCGTTTTATTACACAAGTCCACATCAATTTTTATTTGAAGTGGTCATGCGTACAAATATTGTAGCAGCTGCAAACGCTATGCGTGACAGTGGAGCAGGATTCGCGACGTTCGTAAATTCGCGCTGCAATCCGCAATATTGGAGAAGAACAGCTTATGGAGGTTTTTTGCTTCGATCCGATGCCCGTCCTTCTGACGCCATTTCAGATATTTTTATCAATGGAAAACGGTACGGGTTCGAATGTACAACAGCTATCATGATCATGATGTACAAAGCGATTCTTGAAACAATTGGAGCGGGTATGTTTGATCAATTGTTTAACGGATTGCTTCTCTACAGCACGGAACATGATGAAGATCTACAGATTATTGCTGTACCATCTGGGGATTCGTTGCCGGGAGATGTGAGATATGTTAAAAATCCAGAACATCATCCGAATACGCCCCAATGGCAAGGTGAAAATTTAATCGATCTTGGAAACGGACAATTTTTTGGTCACGGCATCGGAACGGGAACAATTGGAGAAGTGATCGATGTGCTTAATCAAAAAAGAATGCCTGGTGCAACGGTTTCGGCTTTTTTAACAGCGGAGATCATAAGGCCGAACTATCGACTTATGTCGGAATACACACGTCATCCAATCCGAAGACTGCTTGGTGGAGTCATATAAAATGCCTAGACAAAAAGACGCAGAGAACTGATCTCTGCGTCTTTTTTATTTTATTCATTGATTATTGAAGGTATGGTCTTGGGTCGACTGCATTTGATTTTGAGCCGTTCCATGGACCTTTATGCAATTCAAAGTGTAAATGCTGTCCTCTTGAAGCCCCTGTGTTACCTTGGTAGCCTAAGAATGTACCTTGAGAGACAGATTGACCTTGACTAACAGCAGGTGTAGATCTCATGTGTGCATACAGTGTTGTATACAACTGCCCATTAATATAGTGGGTAATATATACAACGTTACCATATGAGCTGGAATAGTAAGCTCTCGTAACCGTTCCAGATGCTGCTGCTACGATTGGAACAGTACTTCCGCCTTGAGCGATATCCATTCCGTAGTGCATGCCCGCGCTTCTGTTACCAAAGCCTGAAGTGATGAATCCTTGTGAAGGCATGATAAAGTCACGACTCACTGGCGCTGGAGCAGGAGTTGGTGCTGGCGGTGGAGTAGGTGCAGGCGAAGAGCCAGAACCTCCAGAGTTGGATTTGTTCTTCTCTCTAGCCGCTGCTTCTTCACGAGCTTTTTCTGCCGCAGCTGCAGCCGCAGCTCTTGCTTCAGCTTCTCTTTTCTTGCGTTCAGCTTCTTCACGTTTTGCGCGTTCGATCTCAGCTTTTATGGCTGCTTCTTGTGCGGAAAGAAGTTCGTTCGTTTCATCCAACTGCATAATATGATCATGTAGATGGTCTTCTTCCGTTTCTAGTTGTGCAAGAAGCGCATTCTTTTGTTTTTTCTGGTCCGTTAGCTTTTGATTTAATCCTTCTAGTTCCGTTAAATCGGCATTTAAAGACAAAAGTTCACTTTCGACTTGTCCTTTTTTCTTTTCAACAGACTCTTTATCTTGTTTGTGTTCTTCTAAGATGGCTTTATCTTGTTCAGCAATCACGTTTAGTGCAAACACGCGATCAAGGAAGTCGCCGAAATCTTTCGAACCTAATACCACATCTAAATAATTTACCGCACCGCCGCTTTCGTACATGGAAGTTACGCGTTCTTTAAGAAGTGCATCACGTTCTTTGATTCTCTTTTTAAGAACATCAATTTCTTTTTTTAGTTTTTCAATTGAAGCTTTCGTTCCTTGAATGGATTCTTTTTTGTTTCCGATATCTTCAAGAGTCTTGTCGATCGAACTCTCTAATTTTTGAATTTGATTTAAAGTGTGATCTTGCTGATTTTGATTCTTCTTTAATTCACCCTGCTTTTCTGTTTGCTCAGAGCGATTTTTTTCTTTTTTCTCTTTTATAGAAGACAGAGTTTCTGCCGATACCGTATATGTACTAAATACTAGACTGAGAGACAGTGTAGCCATAACTAGCTTACGTTTCAAGATGGGTACTCCTCCTTGTAAGTGCAAATGTTGCCAATTTCTTTTCTGAAGTGATTATACCATTGATTAATCATCAGCTATTGCAAAATAATATTACATTTATGTTTCAAAATATTACACGATGAAACATATTTCGACTTATATGCTGTAGAGATTTGTCTGTATTAGGAAATAAAAAGGTAAAATCATCGGTGTAATCGAATACAAGAGTAGGTATATAGAATGGGGTTTCGTTACAAAAATGATACTTATGAAGTTTAATAGATTAATGTTTTTTCTCATAGAAGTTTGGCTTTTACCACCACACAGTTAAAAAATGAATGAAAAAAACATATTCAATCGTCAAAAGGATAGGGTGTTGTTAAAGGAGGGGATGCACTTGAAGTTCAATCGGGAATTCCATAACAAAGGCATTGATTCACACTCCCTTACTCAGGAAGAATGGATCGTTCAGATAATGGATGTTTATCAAGACAAGGTGATAAGGCTAGCCTATACATACGTTAAGGATCGGAAATTGGCTGAAGACTTAGCACAAGAAGTATTTGTGAAGTGTTACATACATAAGGACAGCTTTAGAAATGACTCATCAGTGAAAACATGGGTATACGCCATCACTGTAAACTTGTGTAAAGATTACTTAAGAAGCGGTTGGAAGAAATACATTCAT containing:
- a CDS encoding peptidoglycan DD-metalloendopeptidase family protein, producing the protein MKRKLVMATLSLSLVFSTYTVSAETLSSIKEKKEKNRSEQTEKQGELKKNQNQQDHTLNQIQKLESSIDKTLEDIGNKKESIQGTKASIEKLKKEIDVLKKRIKERDALLKERVTSMYESGGAVNYLDVVLGSKDFGDFLDRVFALNVIAEQDKAILEEHKQDKESVEKKKGQVESELLSLNADLTELEGLNQKLTDQKKQKNALLAQLETEEDHLHDHIMQLDETNELLSAQEAAIKAEIERAKREEAERKKREAEARAAAAAAAEKAREEAAAREKNKSNSGGSGSSPAPTPPPAPTPAPAPVSRDFIMPSQGFITSGFGNRSAGMHYGMDIAQGGSTVPIVAAASGTVTRAYYSSSYGNVVYITHYINGQLYTTLYAHMRSTPAVSQGQSVSQGTFLGYQGNTGASRGQHLHFELHKGPWNGSKSNAVDPRPYLQ
- a CDS encoding sigma-70 family RNA polymerase sigma factor, with product MKFNREFHNKGIDSHSLTQEEWIVQIMDVYQDKVIRLAYTYVKDRKLAEDLAQEVFVKCYIHKDSFRNDSSVKTWVYAITVNLCKDYLRSGWKKYIHVMERFGKSRASSVLTPELSIVQKSEHEALAEQVLKLPLKYREVILLFYYKELTVCEISQILNKKEATIRTLLQRGREMLRRKLEKSR
- a CDS encoding ABC transporter permease subunit, with translation MIRSIKFWVGISILCVFIFSSFVFALFYESDVRQVQLLYDDNKNLIGGAPFEPSLMFPLGTDPLGYDISQKVLQGAKFTLLAVIGIGVFRVLLSFIVAIPFAFYLPEKIRKGLDQLLSSFYFIPLTIIAVFILSPILNEQLSAEGEEFFLYSFAERIGLEVIILTVLVVPLLGSMIGNMMAAVLKEEFIEGAQLLGASRWRIFTKHVIPHMLPKLVIVWCQQCVQVLIIFTHLGYFKLFFGGTDVDFNPMMADPPKSLSNEWSGLVGDYYIQIHANPYIALGPIIMFGIAIYAFQLIGEGFQHHLQTRHYKKANRDRMLKKQTLVSKTKLSFDFVHNRSA
- a CDS encoding protein-glutamine gamma-glutamyltransferase — its product is MIFVNGYPVKTAQISGFNSLTQTQKQVGEKLEKSRESFYYTSPHQFLFEVVMRTNIVAAANAMRDSGAGFATFVNSRCNPQYWRRTAYGGFLLRSDARPSDAISDIFINGKRYGFECTTAIMIMMYKAILETIGAGMFDQLFNGLLLYSTEHDEDLQIIAVPSGDSLPGDVRYVKNPEHHPNTPQWQGENLIDLGNGQFFGHGIGTGTIGEVIDVLNQKRMPGATVSAFLTAEIIRPNYRLMSEYTRHPIRRLLGGVI